One stretch of Serinicoccus hydrothermalis DNA includes these proteins:
- a CDS encoding MMPL family transporter, whose translation MSRLLSTLTGPRSWIVALVGLLLGAAIIGGVGQAERTASALDTLPAGFDSTEGQALLDELPDEGTQAAIILFTADDGIEESLPDLATLVEDVAPEGAQAPQTGGQPGGSGGGGEGQPSDSGGEGGGQPADAGGEGQGGPPPGLSGEFAVIPSEDGTAAISIMDIETPTATQTQQVVSTLRTDLAEGAPDGVTAQVTGPAGIEADLASVFDGANITLLAATASVVALLLIVTYRSPVLWIIPLAVVGVADQTAASAATHVLAAVGIPWDESTIGILSVLVFGAGTNYALLLISRYRDELRTHSSRHEAMALALRRAAEAVIASASTVVVGVLCLLLSVFPSTRGLGLACAVGVLVAMGFVLLLLPGALVLFGRWIFWPQVPREGQAVLADSRSLWRRIGDAVAAAPAAYIAGTLVLLAAMAFGLTQLRSGLAPEDQFLETPEAITAAERLAESFPAGTSDPLVVVTRGDQAQVDDLAAAVEDVDGVTQVTPVEPTDGIGQVQVVLGSEPGSDEAEAAVGDIRGAVEGYADTHVTGGDATSLDEADGNVRDRFVVLPLVLALVLVTLMGLLRSLLAPVILVTSVVATFCAALGVSWWVFTGILGFSAIDSSMPLLAFLFLVALGVDYNIFLITRTLEEAGEHGTRDGILRALGATGGVITSAGILLAAVFAVLGVLPLVVLAQIGVVICIGVLLDTLVVRTVLVPAIVRVLGERFWWPRKVDHAGRHRPEEIEPAQA comes from the coding sequence ATGTCTCGACTGCTCTCCACGTTGACCGGTCCGCGGTCCTGGATCGTCGCCCTGGTCGGGCTGCTGCTCGGGGCCGCGATCATCGGCGGGGTGGGCCAGGCCGAGCGCACGGCGTCCGCGCTGGACACCCTGCCCGCCGGCTTCGACAGCACCGAGGGGCAGGCGCTGCTCGACGAGCTGCCGGACGAGGGGACCCAGGCGGCCATCATCCTCTTCACCGCGGACGACGGGATCGAGGAGTCGCTGCCCGACCTGGCCACGCTGGTGGAGGACGTCGCGCCCGAGGGTGCGCAGGCGCCCCAGACCGGCGGTCAGCCGGGCGGCTCCGGCGGCGGGGGCGAGGGCCAGCCGAGTGACTCCGGTGGTGAGGGCGGCGGCCAGCCGGCCGACGCCGGTGGTGAGGGCCAGGGCGGACCACCGCCGGGCCTCTCCGGGGAGTTCGCCGTCATCCCCTCCGAGGACGGCACGGCCGCCATCAGCATCATGGACATCGAGACGCCCACCGCCACGCAGACCCAGCAGGTCGTCTCCACCCTGCGGACCGACCTCGCCGAGGGCGCCCCCGACGGGGTGACCGCCCAGGTCACCGGCCCGGCGGGGATCGAGGCCGACCTGGCCTCCGTCTTCGACGGCGCCAACATCACCCTGCTCGCCGCGACCGCCAGCGTGGTCGCGCTGCTGCTCATCGTCACCTACCGCAGCCCGGTGCTGTGGATCATCCCCCTGGCGGTCGTCGGCGTCGCCGACCAGACCGCGGCCAGCGCGGCCACGCACGTCCTGGCGGCGGTCGGCATACCGTGGGACGAGTCGACGATCGGGATCCTGTCGGTGCTCGTCTTCGGCGCGGGCACCAACTACGCGCTGCTGCTCATCAGCCGCTACCGCGACGAGCTGCGCACCCACTCCTCGCGGCACGAGGCGATGGCGCTGGCCCTGCGGCGCGCCGCGGAGGCGGTCATCGCCAGCGCCAGCACCGTCGTCGTCGGCGTGCTGTGCCTGCTGCTCTCCGTCTTCCCCTCGACCCGCGGCCTCGGGCTCGCGTGCGCCGTCGGGGTGCTCGTCGCCATGGGCTTCGTCCTGCTCCTGCTGCCGGGGGCGCTCGTCCTCTTCGGGCGGTGGATCTTCTGGCCGCAGGTGCCGCGCGAGGGCCAGGCGGTGCTCGCCGACTCGCGCTCGCTGTGGCGCCGCATCGGTGACGCGGTGGCGGCCGCGCCCGCGGCATACATCGCCGGGACGCTCGTGCTGCTGGCCGCGATGGCCTTCGGGCTCACCCAGCTGCGCAGCGGGCTGGCGCCGGAGGACCAGTTCCTCGAGACGCCGGAGGCGATCACCGCCGCGGAGCGCCTCGCCGAGTCCTTCCCGGCGGGCACCTCCGACCCGCTCGTCGTCGTCACCCGCGGCGACCAGGCGCAGGTCGACGACCTCGCGGCGGCGGTCGAGGACGTCGACGGGGTGACCCAGGTGACCCCGGTCGAGCCCACCGACGGCATCGGCCAGGTGCAGGTCGTGCTCGGGTCCGAGCCCGGCAGCGACGAGGCCGAGGCGGCGGTCGGCGACATCCGCGGCGCGGTCGAGGGGTATGCCGACACCCACGTCACCGGCGGCGACGCCACCTCGCTGGACGAGGCCGACGGCAACGTGCGTGACCGCTTCGTCGTCCTGCCGCTGGTCCTGGCGCTGGTGCTGGTGACCCTCATGGGGCTGCTGCGCTCGCTGCTCGCCCCGGTCATCCTCGTGACCTCGGTCGTCGCGACCTTCTGCGCGGCGCTCGGCGTCTCGTGGTGGGTGTTCACCGGGATCCTCGGCTTCAGCGCGATCGACTCGAGCATGCCGCTGCTGGCCTTCCTCTTCCTCGTCGCGCTGGGGGTCGACTACAACATCTTCCTCATCACCCGGACGTTGGAGGAGGCCGGCGAGCACGGCACCCGCGACGGCATCCTGCGGGCGCTCGGCGCGACCGGCGGTGTCATCACGAGCGCCGGCATCCTGCTCGCCGCGGTCTTCGCGGTGCTGGGCGTGCTGCCGCTCGTGGTGCTGGCCCAGATCGGCGTCGTCATCTGCATCGGTGTGCTGCTCGACACCCTGGTGGTGCGCACGGTGCTGGTGCCGGCGATCGTGCGGGTGCTGGGCGAGCGCTTCTGGTGGCCGCGGAAGGTCGACCACGCGGGCCGGCACCGGCCGGAGGAGATCGAGCCGGCGCAGGCCTGA
- a CDS encoding fused MFS/spermidine synthase has product MSPRPDSADPPDAADDPHADDHAAAAAEQAPLGLTPWVAAVVTFFSSAAVLVLEITALRLIAPYVGITMETNTAVIGLALAAIAFGAWAGGATADRTSPRGLIGPLLVLGGALVLTVSPAIRWVTAFTPPEQSAAMALLLAAVTVFAPAAVLSAIPPMVVKLQLSALTETGSVVGRLSAIGTLGAIAATFLTGFVLVALLRSSVILLVTGVLLMAGGFALVLTTRRAGVEPAIGTAGALTLAVASVGLGLLAPDPCEVETRYHCASVVADPDREGGHTLVLDTLRHSYVDLDDPAYLEFAYVRTLAGALDTHAPADERLDVLHVGGGAMTLPRYEVAHREAGTNSVVEIDPGVVDLVREELPLPESERLTVDVQDGRVAVAALETDSYDVYVGDAFGGVAAPWHLATAETFADVDRVLRPDGLVALNIIDYEGLDFLAAEVATLRTLFEHVAVLTHDDRPEPGGNFVVLASHAPLDPAAVEAATAEHGGGMRALTPERVDELAEGAEVLTDDHAPVDQLFTGRS; this is encoded by the coding sequence GTGAGTCCCCGCCCCGACAGCGCCGACCCGCCCGACGCCGCCGACGACCCGCATGCCGACGACCACGCCGCCGCCGCCGCGGAGCAAGCCCCGCTCGGCCTGACCCCCTGGGTCGCCGCGGTCGTCACCTTCTTCTCCTCGGCCGCGGTGCTCGTGCTCGAGATCACGGCGCTGCGCCTCATCGCGCCCTACGTCGGCATCACCATGGAGACCAACACCGCGGTGATCGGCCTCGCCCTGGCGGCGATCGCCTTCGGCGCCTGGGCCGGCGGGGCCACCGCCGACCGCACCTCGCCGCGCGGCCTCATCGGCCCGCTGCTCGTCCTCGGCGGCGCGCTCGTGCTCACGGTCAGCCCGGCGATCCGCTGGGTCACCGCCTTCACCCCGCCCGAGCAGTCCGCGGCCATGGCGCTGCTCCTCGCCGCGGTCACCGTCTTCGCGCCCGCCGCCGTGCTCTCGGCCATCCCACCGATGGTGGTCAAGCTCCAGCTCAGCGCGCTCACCGAGACCGGCTCGGTCGTCGGCCGGCTCTCCGCGATCGGAACCCTCGGCGCGATCGCGGCCACCTTCCTCACCGGCTTCGTCCTCGTCGCCCTGCTGCGCAGCAGCGTCATCCTGCTGGTCACCGGGGTGCTGCTCATGGCCGGCGGCTTCGCCCTCGTCCTCACCACCCGCCGCGCCGGTGTCGAGCCCGCGATCGGCACCGCCGGCGCGCTCACCCTCGCGGTCGCCTCCGTCGGGCTGGGCCTCCTCGCGCCCGACCCGTGCGAGGTCGAGACGCGCTACCACTGCGCCTCCGTCGTCGCCGACCCCGACCGCGAGGGCGGCCACACCTTGGTGCTCGACACGCTGCGGCACAGCTACGTCGACCTGGACGACCCGGCATACCTCGAGTTCGCGTATGTCCGCACCCTCGCGGGCGCGCTCGACACCCACGCGCCGGCGGACGAGCGCCTCGACGTGCTCCACGTGGGCGGCGGCGCGATGACGCTGCCGCGCTACGAGGTCGCGCACCGCGAGGCGGGCACCAACTCCGTGGTCGAGATCGACCCCGGCGTGGTCGACCTCGTCCGCGAGGAGCTGCCGCTGCCGGAGTCCGAGCGGCTCACCGTCGACGTGCAGGACGGCCGGGTGGCGGTCGCCGCGCTGGAGACGGACAGCTACGACGTCTACGTCGGTGACGCCTTCGGCGGGGTCGCCGCGCCCTGGCACCTCGCGACCGCCGAGACCTTCGCCGACGTCGACCGCGTGCTTCGGCCGGACGGGCTCGTCGCGCTCAACATCATCGACTACGAGGGCCTGGACTTCCTGGCCGCCGAGGTCGCGACGCTGCGCACGCTCTTCGAGCACGTCGCCGTCCTCACCCACGACGACCGGCCCGAGCCCGGCGGCAACTTCGTCGTCCTCGCCTCGCACGCCCCGCTCGACCCGGCGGCGGTGGAGGCGGCGACCGCCGAGCACGGTGGGGGTATGCGCGCGCTCACCCCGGAGCGGGTCGACGAGCTGGCGGAGGGGGCCGAGGTGCTCACCGACGACCACGCGCCGGTCGACCAGCTCTTCACCGGCCGCTCCTGA
- a CDS encoding ABC transporter ATP-binding protein: MTASHTLVAEHVRLGYGDRTVVESLDLSIEPGRITVIVGANACGKSTVLRALARLLRPSEGQVLLDGKALHTQPTKEVARTLGLLPQSPIAPEGIVVGDLVARGRSPHQKMLARWSPQDDLAVAEALELTGTAGLVDRAVDELSGGQRQRVWIAMALAQRTDVLLLDEPTTFLDISHQVEVLDLLTDLNRQRGTTVVMVLHDLNLAARYADRLIAMCEGRLLASGPPEEVLTADAVEQVFGMRSQVVPDPVSGKPMVLPIGRHHATSASPTAPAAQLAAPS; the protein is encoded by the coding sequence GTGACCGCCTCGCACACCCTCGTCGCCGAGCACGTCCGCCTCGGCTACGGCGACCGCACCGTCGTCGAGTCGCTCGACCTGAGCATCGAGCCGGGGCGGATCACCGTCATCGTCGGCGCCAACGCCTGCGGCAAGTCGACCGTGCTCCGCGCCCTCGCCCGGCTGCTGCGACCCAGCGAGGGCCAGGTGCTCCTCGACGGCAAGGCCCTGCACACCCAGCCGACCAAGGAGGTCGCGCGGACGCTGGGCCTGCTGCCTCAGTCGCCGATCGCGCCGGAGGGCATCGTCGTGGGCGACCTGGTCGCGCGCGGCCGCAGCCCGCACCAGAAGATGCTGGCCCGCTGGTCGCCGCAGGACGACCTGGCGGTGGCGGAGGCGCTGGAGCTCACCGGCACGGCCGGGCTCGTCGACCGGGCGGTGGACGAGCTGTCGGGCGGCCAGCGGCAGCGGGTGTGGATCGCCATGGCGCTGGCGCAGCGCACCGATGTGCTCCTGCTCGACGAGCCGACGACCTTCCTCGACATCAGCCACCAGGTCGAGGTGCTCGACCTGCTCACCGACCTCAACCGGCAGCGTGGGACCACGGTGGTCATGGTGCTGCACGACCTCAACCTCGCCGCGCGCTACGCCGACCGCCTCATCGCCATGTGCGAGGGCCGGCTGCTGGCCAGCGGCCCGCCCGAGGAGGTCCTCACCGCCGACGCCGTCGAGCAGGTCTTCGGAATGCGCAGCCAGGTCGTCCCCGACCCGGTCTCCGGCAAGCCCATGGTCCTGCCCATCGGCCGCCACCACGCCACCTCGGCCAGCCCCACCGCCCCCGCCGCACAGCTCGCCGCCCCCTCCTGA
- a CDS encoding FecCD family ABC transporter permease translates to MSATTSTDAGEVEARTEPPASTLDRVREGRRRRARGRGTASVILGILAVVLFFVSLTIGDTVYGLGDVVRVMLGQDVPGANFVVGTLRIPRATLALVAGAAFGMAGVTFQTMLHNALASPDIIGISAGASAAAVFALVVLRLDAAYVSLVAILAALATALLIYLLAYKDGVAGTRLILIGIGISAMLDSVVAYVIIRAASWDLQVAMRWLTGSVNGATWSTVLPLVIAFAVLAPLLLSQSRGLVLMQHGDDAASALGTRVERTRVIAIITAVALIAFATAAAGPIAFVAFLAGPIAARIVGSGGSLMVPAALVGAVLVLGADFAGQYAFGTRYPVGVITGALGAPFLVYLLIRTNRAGGSL, encoded by the coding sequence GTGAGCGCCACCACCAGCACCGACGCCGGCGAGGTCGAGGCCCGCACCGAGCCCCCGGCCAGCACCCTGGACCGGGTGCGCGAGGGGCGTCGACGCCGGGCGCGCGGTCGCGGCACCGCGAGCGTGATCCTCGGCATCCTCGCCGTCGTCCTCTTCTTCGTCAGCCTCACCATCGGCGACACGGTCTACGGGCTCGGCGACGTCGTCCGCGTCATGCTCGGCCAGGACGTGCCCGGCGCCAACTTCGTCGTCGGGACCCTGCGCATACCTCGCGCCACCCTCGCGCTCGTCGCGGGAGCCGCCTTCGGCATGGCCGGGGTCACCTTCCAGACCATGCTCCACAACGCCCTGGCCAGCCCGGACATCATCGGGATCAGTGCGGGTGCGAGCGCGGCCGCCGTCTTCGCGCTCGTCGTGCTGCGGCTCGACGCGGCCTACGTCTCGCTCGTCGCGATCCTCGCGGCGCTGGCGACGGCCCTGCTCATCTACCTCCTGGCCTACAAGGACGGGGTCGCCGGCACCAGGCTGATCCTCATCGGCATCGGCATCTCCGCGATGCTCGACTCCGTCGTCGCCTACGTCATCATCCGCGCCGCGTCGTGGGACCTGCAGGTCGCGATGCGCTGGCTCACCGGCAGCGTCAACGGCGCGACCTGGTCCACAGTGCTGCCGCTGGTCATCGCCTTCGCGGTGCTCGCGCCGCTGCTGCTCAGCCAGTCCCGCGGGCTCGTGCTCATGCAGCACGGCGACGACGCCGCCTCCGCGCTCGGCACCCGGGTTGAGCGGACCCGGGTCATCGCCATCATCACCGCGGTCGCGCTCATCGCCTTCGCGACCGCCGCCGCCGGACCGATCGCCTTCGTCGCCTTCCTCGCCGGCCCGATCGCAGCCCGCATCGTCGGCTCGGGCGGCTCGCTCATGGTCCCGGCCGCCCTCGTCGGCGCGGTGCTCGTCCTCGGCGCCGACTTCGCCGGGCAGTATGCCTTCGGCACCCGCTACCCCGTCGGTGTCATCACCGGGGCACTCGGCGCGCCCTTCCTCGTCTACCTGCTCATCCGCACCAACCGGGCCGGAGGTTCCCTGTGA
- a CDS encoding FecCD family ABC transporter permease — MTTTTAPETSPPESPARRPSATSRALWLVLAVLVLAFCGLLSVTFGARDIAWEDLVAALGGGQDNISQAAVAKRIPRTILAMLVGASLGLAGAVMQGVTRNPLADPGILGVTSGASLFVVVGIAFFGMSSSTAYIWVAMVGAAVSATFVYAVGSLGRGGATPLKLALAGAATSAAFGSLISAVLLPRIDVMDSFRFWQIGGVGGATYPRIMTAVPFLVVGALVCLAVARGLNALALGDELAAGLGERVILTRILSAVGAVMLCGAATAIAGPIGFVGLVVPHACRLLVGLDHRWLLPFSMVVGATLLTVADVVGRVVARPAEVDVGIITALVGAPVFIAVVRRMRGRAL, encoded by the coding sequence GTGACGACCACCACCGCACCCGAGACGTCGCCGCCGGAGTCGCCCGCGCGGCGCCCGTCGGCGACGTCCCGGGCGCTCTGGCTGGTCCTCGCGGTCCTCGTCCTGGCCTTCTGCGGCCTGCTCTCGGTGACCTTCGGGGCCCGTGACATCGCCTGGGAGGACCTCGTCGCCGCCCTCGGCGGCGGCCAGGACAACATCAGCCAGGCGGCGGTGGCCAAGCGCATACCCCGCACGATCCTGGCCATGCTCGTCGGCGCCTCGCTGGGGCTGGCGGGCGCGGTCATGCAGGGTGTCACGCGCAACCCGCTGGCCGACCCGGGCATCCTCGGCGTCACCTCCGGCGCCTCGCTCTTCGTGGTCGTCGGCATCGCCTTCTTCGGCATGTCCTCCTCCACCGCCTACATCTGGGTCGCGATGGTCGGCGCCGCCGTCTCCGCGACCTTCGTGTATGCCGTCGGCTCGCTCGGGCGCGGCGGCGCCACCCCGCTCAAGCTCGCGCTGGCCGGTGCGGCGACCTCCGCGGCCTTCGGCTCGCTCATCAGCGCCGTCCTGCTGCCCCGGATCGACGTCATGGACTCCTTCCGGTTCTGGCAGATCGGCGGCGTGGGCGGCGCGACCTACCCGCGGATCATGACCGCCGTGCCCTTCCTCGTCGTGGGGGCGCTGGTCTGCCTGGCGGTGGCGCGCGGCCTCAACGCCCTGGCCCTGGGCGACGAGCTCGCCGCGGGCCTCGGCGAGCGGGTCATCCTCACCCGCATCCTCTCCGCGGTGGGCGCGGTCATGCTCTGCGGCGCCGCGACCGCGATCGCGGGGCCGATCGGCTTCGTCGGTCTCGTCGTGCCGCACGCCTGCCGGCTGCTCGTGGGCCTGGACCACCGGTGGCTCCTGCCGTTCTCGATGGTCGTGGGCGCCACCCTGCTCACCGTGGCCGACGTCGTCGGCCGGGTGGTGGCCCGGCCCGCCGAGGTCGACGTGGGCATCATCACCGCGCTGGTCGGCGCGCCGGTCTTCATCGCCGTCGTCCGCCGCATGAGAGGACGGGCCCTGTGA